The Akkermansia sp. RCC_12PD genome contains the following window.
AACTCCGCGGCAGGTTCCCATTTGCCTTCGGAATTGAGTTTTTCATACACGCGGGAAACGGCAAAGCCCCGGTTGACGGCGGCACCATCTTCCTGGGTCTTGCTGCGCCCGTGGGCTTCCGCATTCCCGTAAACGGTGGAACCGGCATCAGGAAGGCTCAGCACGGCCTTTTCCCCCACTGCCGTACGGAATTGCGCAGGGGAAGCCAGGGAGCATGTTCCGCTCGTCACCTGCGCCCCCCGATCCACCCGGAAGGGTGCGGAAACGGAAGATTCCTTCACTTCCTTGAGATACTCGCCCAGCAACATGACGTCCCATCCGGAAGACCAGGTCGTGTACAGAGGCCTTTCTCCAAAGGGGCGCGACGTCCTGTCCATGATCAACCGGGCCAGGCGGATCCGGGCAGCGGCATCGCCGGAAGACAGGGACATGTCCGCCAGACCTCTTAAAAGCTGAATATGGGACGATTCCTTCTTCTCCGGTTCCGTATTTATCAGACGACGCCCCAGCGTTTCGGCATCCGGACGGGAAGACAATGCTACGGCCAAAGCCAGGTACATCCGGTTTTCCGGACTCAATGAACCGGACCTGTCCAGCAGGCGGTTCAGCAGGGAGTCCGGCAGGCGCTTTGCCCGCGCAAGAACCCATGCTCCCAGCAAATCCCCCTGGGGATTATTGGACAAGCTCCTTGCCAGATAACCGTATAACTTGTCCAGGGGCTTTTCCGGAACGTCAATTCCGCTTTCCCGTGCCAGAGTAAGCACCAGGGCGGCATAAGGGCAATACTCGCTCACCGAAGTTCCGCCCTGCCAGTAGGCCAGGCCCCCGTCGGGAAGCTGGTTTCTCAGAATCTTCTGGATGCCTCCCCTCAGAGCCTTGCTGCGTTCTTCCTTAGTCTTTCCTTTGAAATCGGGCAGATATTTGGCCAGTAGCGGTTCGTAAATCCAAGGCAAGGTGGATGAAGAAAGCTGTTCCAGGCAGCCGTAGGGATAACGCAGCAGGAAATTCACGCTTCCGTTCGCATAAATGAGCGGCGATGTGCTGAGAGTCACCTGTACGGGAGTGCCCGGCAGGAAAGGCGTAGATAACATGCCGGGAACATCCAGCGTGCTGCCGGAAGAAAGGGAGAAACAGCGCAACTCACGCAAATCCGGGAAGGGAGGAACCACCTCAAACGTATTGGCTGCGGCATCCCGCAGCAGGGAGTAAACACCGGAGGAATACGACACTCCTTCCGCATCCGCGGCACGGATTTCCCATATCAGCCGGGCCTCTCCGGACTTATGGAATTTAACATTGAAAACCAGTGTTTTCGGCTGATTTCCCTCCAGCGTCAGCGTTTGAGTGGGCTGGGGAACAGCGGCAATATCATTGGACTTCAGCGTTACCGTCCATTTCCCTTTCCTGGTACCCGTTTGGCTGACAGTCACCGGGATATTCAGGGAATCCCCTGCCGTGGCGGTGAAAGGAGGGGCAGGTTCCAGCATGATGGGCTTGTTCACCACATAAGCCCCTTCCCCGTTGCCGAAGTCGGAATCCCCCGCCAGAACGACGGCCATGACCCGGTAGCGGGTCAACGTGTCCGGATTCCTGTAGGAAGCCTTGAAACGTCCCTGTTCATCCGTCCGGATGGAGGAAAGCCAGACCGCGCAAGGGTTGAAATCCTCCCTTAAATACACCGCCTGCTGCGCCGCAGCGTTCATGGGTGAACCGAAAACGCCGTCCCCACCTCCGATGAACATGCCCTTGTTATCCGTGGAACGGCTTCCCCAGTCCTCATCCAGAATTTGCTCCAGCGTCGTCCAGGTACCCACTGACAAGGGACGGTCCGCATAAAAATACCGGATGGGCTGCGGCGTCCGGTAACCGATGACTTGAAGGGTGCCTTCATCTTCCGCAAACAGGCATACGTCCGCATTGCGGACAGGCTTGCCGCGGTGGTCCGTGACCACGCCGCTGACTGTGGCGATGGAGCCCGGCAGGGACATGCCGGCGGGAACCTTCATCTCCACATTCAGCATATTGTCTGCCGACTGCACCTTCAGCGCGGCATATCCCAGCTTCAACTGGGGATTCTGAACCTTGCGGCTGCTTAAATCCGCCCCCTTGACCAGGAAAACGGACACATAAACATTCGGAGCATCCATGCTCTCCAGCGGAATTTCTATAACGGGATTGTCCAGCGTCAGCGTCCTGGTAAAGCTCCGCAGCACCTTCTCGCGTTCCACCGTCACGATGACCTCTCCTTCAATGGGCGTCTGGACCAGCAGACGCGCCGTATCTCCCGGCTTGTACAGTTGTTTGTCCGGAATGATCTTCACTTTCAAGCCGTCATGATATTCCCACGGAGAAACGTCGCTGCCGTACACCCAGTACTTCACGGCAGTCCGGAATTCCCGGCCTTCCGGATCACGTCCGGACAGCGTCACCTCATAAATGCCATCCTGCGTTGTAGGAATGGATACGGGCTTGCCGCCTTCCTGAAGATTGGCGGAATCCGACGGAGCGAGAACCAGTTCCTTCTTCTCAACGGTGCTTGTCAATGGTTCGTTGCGCACGGTAGTGGTATGGTCTCCATCATAACGCGTGGACTGGAAGGCGGTGCGGGTTACTTCCAAATTCAATGGCAAATCCCCTCCGGCGTAAGGCTTGCCGTCCAGACCCACGGCAATCAGCCGCAAATCCAGCGGCGTACCCTGGCGGCAGATGGAGGAAATATTCTTTACGCCCACGAATACGGAGGCTGGATTCCACGTGGCATTGCGCGCAGCCTTGATCAACTGTTCATTCCCGTTGGTAACGGAAGCGGTCAGTATCAATTTCCGGACGCGCGGAAAAGCCTGCCCGTCCAGGGAAAACTCCACGGCATTCTTCCCGTTCGCGTCCAGAACAGCGGACTGCTGCTGCATGCCTGACGAGGGACTTCCGCCGGAATAACCGTAATAAGCATCCCAATACCCATAATCCTCATTCCGGTAATCACCGAAACGGTAATCCTTGTATCCTGCCGGATAAAAATTGGAAAAAATGCTGCGCAGCCCCCAGTTCACCTTCCCTCCGGAAACGGGCGTTCCGGTGAAATTCGTGGCTTTCACGTCGGCCTTCAACACCTTGTCGCCGGGTTTGAGGTCATGAATCACGGATTCCACTTCAAACTCATTGCGCTTGAACTCCGCCACCTCTACGGAATAGCGGAACTCCCGGTTCTTCCGGTTGAACTCCCTGCGGTAATAGCGGTTGCTGTCGTACTCGCCGTCGTTGTCTTCATCGGAATCTTCCTCCGCATCTCCTTTCAACCGCAATTTGGCGGTAATGGAATACATCCCCGTTTCCCCTTCCGGGAAGTTGAAATCCAGATCAAACGTACCTGCATCCGACGGTTTCACCTGCCTGACGGCAACTTCACGCTGCCGGCCGTCCCTGATCGTCAGCTGCACCTCTTCCACGGGCGTCACGCTGAGCTTGTTATCCAGCAGGGTACGCATGATCCCCTTCAAATGCATTGTCTCCGTCGGACGGTACAGATTCCTGTCCGAGAACATGAACACCTTGTTCTCCGCCGTGGTGGCGGGATTCAGGCCAAGTTCATTCCACCAGTAAGGCAGCGTCTCCACGTCAAAAGACCACAGCCCCACGCGGCCGTTCCAATCCTTCAAGGGGCTCAGGTAACTGTCCGCTCCGGACCGGACGCGCAAATAGGCGGCCTTTCCGCTCATGGGCAGGCGTACCGTGCCCTTCTCCACGGAGGCGGATGCAAGAAGACTGCCGTCCGCATCCAGAAGCTGTGCTTCCGCCTTTTCCGTCGCCTTGCCCGTAGCCAGAGAATATACGTACACGAACATGTCATCCGCCGTCTTCTTGTGCAGGACGCCCAGGTCCGTCACCTGCACGACAGCCTGTACGGCGTAGGCTGCCTGCTTCTCCTTGTTGAATTCCTTCCTGGTCCCGTCCGGTCCCGGCACGCCGAAAAGCTTGTATGCCGCCAATACCGGATCGCTCACCTGCCCTTCCACCTCAATGAAGTACATGCCCGGGTCCGCCTTCCCGCCGAAAAGCTCGTCCAATCCGATCACGGCTTCCGTCTTGCCGCGCACATCCACCTTCATCACTTCCTTTCTGTCTGCGGAAAGGAGTTCGGCAGGAAGAAAATGCCTGTCGTCCTTGTCCGTGACGGTACGCGGCAGCGGAGCCGCCTGGTCCCGTTCGTAAATCTTCTTGTAGGCTGTGAGCGTCCGGTGCTGCGCATCTTCACGAATGCGGTAGCCGCGTACGGTCAAATCCTTCAAATTGCTAACGGAAGCCTTCAATTTGCGCGACCCGGCAGACATGATGCCGTTATTCCCCGCATCCAGAAACAGGGAGGGATTTTCCGGGCGCACTTCCACATGGGAGCCGGCATTTGTGCCTTCCAGCCTCTGGCCGTCCACGGAACGGACGTTTTTCCACCTCCACTTCAAATTAAAGACGGGATTGCTTCCGCATACCAGCACGGGCAGGGAACCGTACCAATCCGGCCGCACAAGCTTCACCTTTGCCAGACGTTCACGATCCGGGCGTATCACTACCTCTTGATTCTGTCCCGTAGCCTCATTCTCCACCATGGCGGTAAAGCCGCGAACCTTTTCGTCATAAGGCATGGGGTTGTTATTTTTCCCGATGAAAAACTCGGCATGGTCACGGAAAAATTGATCCACATTCTCTATCTTTACCGGCTGCGTCCATTTCATGGTCAGACGACCTTCCTGATCTGACACCGTGCCATAATACGCGGAACAGGAAAATTTGGCCACCTTGCCCAGTCTTTCATCCCACTTCTCAGACTGTTTGCCCTGCGGAGAGGCCTCTCCAATGTCCGGAATGACAAAATAATAAGTGCTGCCATAAGAAAACAGGGTTTCCGGTTCTACTACGTACACGCCTGGAACGGGCGTATCGTCCGGCTTGCCCTGAAACTCCCTGCCCTGCACCCGGTACCTTACGCGGTACGCCTCCGCCTCCCGCACCTCCTTCAAAAGCGCCGGCCTCATTCTGGAAGCAATCGTATGGGGTTCCACGCCGGCTTTCTTCTGCTCATCCGTCAAAACCGTGGTAAAATAAGTTTTATTCAGCAGGGCTTCTTCTCCAGGAACGTAATCGGGGAGCACCAGGAAAAAACTCTCCCAAGGATAAATTTCATCATTCCTCCAATAACGGCTTGTGGATTCCAGATCGGCATTCAACTTCCTGCGCCCTGTCAGGCGGACGGCGTCCTCCGGAATGGGGGAGCCGTCCTGAAAACGCGCTCCTTCCTCCGGTTTCCATTCATAACTGGCCCTGAAATGGATGATATCCTGCGGACGGCACTCCAAAACATTCGGGGCAATCCATTTGGAAGAAAACTTCAAGTCTGGAGAAACACTCAGCAAGCCCGGCTTCAACGGCTTGCCAACCTCGGAGGACGCCACCACGGCCTTGTCAAACACAAGCTGGAAGGGCTGTCCCGTCGCCAAATGGGAAGGAACGGAAGAGGGATAGCGCACCGTTGTGGCGGCAAGAGAGGACGCGATGCTGCAAATACCTAATAGGCAAGCAACAATAAAAGAATGATGTTTCATGCAGGGAGGGGATTTTATACACTCCATCTTCTCCCCCTTTTAGGTTCTCAAGACAAGAAGAAAATCCGCGAATGGCAAAAAAACACATGCAGCAAAGCATTAACTATTCGTTGGATGGCATCGGTGCCTTATTCCGCACTCATGAAAACTTCCTCCTCAAGCACCCTGAAAATTGTTAAGCCTGCCACAAACCGGACCGGAGATTTTAAAACTATATCAGTTCACACAGTTTCCGCATTATTCAAAAACGGAATTATCTACTTTAATCCTGTCCCGCTTCAATTGTCTGATTTGTCTCCATCGGGTCATCGGATAAAAGAGGATTATAAGCGTTTAACATTCCCATCCCATCACCTGATGGATGATCATCAACACAACAACGCTATTCTATATAGTTCTGTTTTTTCCTCATCCGCACAGCATCGGATTCTTCCACAAGGCAGCCTTCCTCCACGCGCATAAGTTTCCGAAAGGCCATCATACCCTCTTCATTGCTCCATGCCAAGGGATTTAACCACATCGTATCTAAAAAATACTCATATTGGTTGTTTTGTTGTTTCGCCAGTTTGCTCGAATCCAAAAATACATACCATAGCGCTCCTTGAACGGGCGAGGCGATAAAACGTACACTCCCCTCCGTCCTGACTGTACCGGCATCAGGCAAGCTCTCCGCCTTTCGATGCAAGTTCAATAGGGAGCCCATGGGAACCTTGCCGCGCAATGACTTGACAACGCGGCACTGGCAGGCCCTGTCCCATACAAGGCCTCCCCCCCTAGGGATCGGAGTATACCGCGCCTCATAGGCGCATACGAGCAGGACGGTATCGGCTTTCTTTAAATAACTCGCCAGAACTGCCTCTCGCGATTCAGGCTCAATCTCACTTTGTTGAATCAAATCCGCACGAACTGCCGCACTACATAGGAAAAAAAACGTAAAAACAAAAAGAAAAAAGGATTTCATAATTCACATATACTTAAAATAAATGAAAAAACAAGACGATTTTCCAGCTTCTGGCTGCTAAAAAAGGGAGCGGACTGATCCGCTCCCTGAATTGACGTAATGTCCGCTTATTGCTTATCATTCAGCGCACTCCAGTAGAGTAGCAGAATCGCTCTCGGGCGGCATCCCCGGATTCTGGATGTCGATACTTTCCCCTGAAGAGGTCCTCTCCTTTTTTCCCAAAGCGGAGACAAGAGCGGGAAAACCACATCATTTGTCGGATTCCGGTTTAAAGCGGGCTGCTTCCGATTCGGCGGAAATTTTTGCCGGCTCGATATGCAGAAGCTTTTTCATGGCACGGCCAGGGTCACTCTCCGTCATCGGAAAATATCTGACGCAATCTCCCAGGCTGTAGAAATCCAGCCCATAAATGCTGTCAGCCGGAGTGAAATCTTCCGACGTATCCGGCAGTTTTTCTACATTCTTGGAAGAGGCAAGAACATAAGTCAACAAACAATCAGAAGACATGGTTATTTCTGGAGCGCTGCCCTCAGGGAGTTTATTGGCGTGCCCGTTCCACTTGACCAAGGCTTCTACGGGAATATCCCCCCGCAGCGACTGAACGACGCGGGCATAGTGCATTGTTCCCTGATCAGTGGACACTATTTTGTAAATGATGACAGCCAGGACCACATCGCTTTTTTCTAAATTCCGAGCTGTACCCCTGAGAAAACTATCCTGTTCGACTTCAGCCTGCGTAGCAACATGGGAAGAAGAGGCTAACTCTCCATGGGCTATGGTTGAAAGTAGCCCTGAAAATAAAATGCAAAGAAAAGAAACACGCTTCATAATGTATTTATTAGATACTGAAATTTTGGTTTATATTCAAGAAAAAATAGGGTAAATAAAAAAATGTCTACCCTATAAATATATTATTAAACGGAACTATATAGGATAGTCTTGTTGTATTGATGATTATCCATCAGGTGATGGGATGGGAATGTTAAACGCTTATAATGCTCTTTTATTCGATGAGCAGATGGAGACAAATCAGACAATTGAAGCGGGACAGAATTAAAGTAGATAATTATGTTCAAAATCTGTCCGGAAGAAAAGCCTATTCTCTCTTGTATCCCTTCTTCCAAGAAACTGAATATTCTCACGTAAACGTATAAGGCGTGGAAACCCTTGTGGCACAAATTATTGCCACAACCGTTCAAGGTAAGTTGCCTGTAACATTCTCTCCCTTTTCTCTCTTGTACGGTTGAATAAAACAACTAACTCTGATCCTGATTTTTACATTTTACAAATCCTTCACCAACCTGATTTACAAGACAATGAACAATACCCAAATTACCCAGGAACCCCGTTATCCCTTCGTTCCCATGTTCGCCAATGGGCAACCGCAGGCCGACTTCTACGCCAACGGCATCACCGCCCCCGTTCTCATCTCCCCTCGCTCCGCTTCCGATGACACTCGCCATGAATGGACCGGGTACCTCAAGATCATGAAACGCGGTACCTATTTCCTCTCCCTGGACGCCGATTCCTCCATCTCCCTGGCCATCCCATTCAAGAATGTAGAGTTCACGAAGGAAGCAAAGGACCTTTCCGTGAAGCCGGAGAGCGTCGTGCTGGAACAGGGGTATTACTGGTGCCGAATCGTCCATGAATACCACCCCACCCTGGGCTCCGGACAGGAGTTCTGCATTGCCGTTCTTTCCGACAAGACGGATGTGCCCGATATCAATTCCTACCTCGACCCCAATGTAACTCCTCCGGACAAGGAAGGGGAGGAAGTTATCACCCTGGTCAATCTTTATCGGGACGAGGAAGAGGAGACCACCTCCAGCAGCTCTTCGGAAGGGGGAGGGTTTGATTTTGGGTTTGATCCCAAGTCAAGCAGCTCCAGTTCCAGTTCCAGTTCCAGCTCCAGTTCCAGCTCCAGTTCCAGCTCCAGCTCCAGTTCCAGTTCCAGTTCCAGTTCCAGCTCCAGTTCCAGCTCCAGTTCCAGTTCCAGTTCCAGTTCCAGTTCCAGCTCCAGCTCCAGCTCCAGCTCCAGTTCCAGTTCCAGTTCCAGTTCCAGTTCCAGTTCCAGCTCCAGCTCCAGCTCCAGCTCCAGCTCCAGCTCCAGTTCCAGCTCCAGTTCCAGCTCCAGTTCCAGCTCCAGCTCCAGTTCCAGCTCCAGCTCCAGCTCCAGCTCCAGCTCCAGTTCCAGCTCCAGCTCCAGCTCCAGCTCCAGTTCCAGCTCCAGCTCCAGCTCCAGCTCCAGCTCCAGCTCCAGCTCCAGTTCCAGTTCCAGTTCCAGTTCCAGTTCCAGTTCCAGTTCCAGTTCCAGCTCCAGTTCCAGCTCCAGTTCCAGCTCCAGTTCCAGCTCCAGTTCCAGCTCCAGTTCCAGCTCCAGTTCCAGTTCCGGTTCCAGCTCCAGTTCCAGCAGCAATTCCTCTTCCTCCTCCAGCGGACCGGAAGAAGAAGGCTGCCCATGCCCCTGTTCCTGCAAATGCGAGGAAGAAAGCGCTCAATCCGAGTGTGACAAGAATGGAGGACCCAACTCTGCCGGAGGCCACTCCTTCGGCGGCAATCCGAATGATCCCGACGACTGTGAAGGCATGCTGGAAGTCGGCGGGGAAAACTCCGGAGGCGGGGGTGAAGGAGGCGGAGCTACTACCTTTGCCACCTTCAGTTTCCGAGCCAATCCTCAATGCTCCATCGGACTGCGCTACAAGCATCCCCTCGAATGGACCTGCTCCTGGGACTCCGCTTCCCGCCAGGCAACTGTCAAGCGCCCAACCGGCAGCTCCATCTCTTTCCGCGCCGCCGCCGGAAGCGCCGACGCTCCCGTTTCCGGAGGCTCACGCAAACTCAACTACAGGGTCCGGCTGCTCAACCAGGACAAGTCTCCCTGCACTGACGGAAATCCCATTTATCTGGACATGGTCCAGAGCAATGGAAGTACCCTGCGCTTCTCGGCTTCCACCGGCAAGGTTGTCTCCCTGATTTCTTCTTCCGGGGTGGAAACCACGGCGGAAGCCTATGCTGCCAAACTCCAGGTCAACCGCCATCCCTCCACCGGCGCCATCCAAAGCATCTGGTCCCAGTCGCAGGGTCTTCTCCAGGCAGTGCCTGAAGGCAACAAACTCACCCTGGAGTGGTACTCCCCCTCCCAGGTGAACAAAACCGCCCGGAGCGTAACTGCTTCCGGGACTCCCTACAAGACGGTCAGCTATGAAAATACTGTCAAGGATGGAGAACCCGTGATGCTCATCACCGAGCAGAGGCAGGGCATGCCCGCCTTCCGCACGGAGCGGAAAGTGGAAGGCAACAATGTAACTATCACCCAGGGTGAAGGGGACGAGCGCATCGTACGGCGGATTGAGCGCAATTTCCTGCCCGGCTCCAAGTGGGAAATGATTGAGAGCTACCGCAAGATCAACGAGGAAACGCCCGTATCCTGCGTACGCACCGTCCAGAAGAGCACGGACGGAGGCTGGCTGACCATCAGCAGCACGGAAGGCTACGATACTCCTCTGGCCCAAACAACACTCTACACGTATAACGACCAGTTCCGCGTGTCATTGGAAATCAAGCCCGACGGAGGCTACACGCGCTATGAGTACGACGACCAGGGCCGGGTGGTTCTGGAAGCAACACCGTGGGCAGGAGGAGGAGAAAAAGGAACACGTACCACCTATGCCGACCTGCGTTTCAATGATTTCAGGCCGGCAACGGAAAGGGAAATCATCATTGCCCAGGACGGAACGGAAACCGTTCTGAACCAAAGGAGCTACACTTATGAAGACAGCCACGAAGTCAACCGGACCACAGTTACAGAGACGGCTCTGGGCTCCGATGAGGTTCACACAAGCATCTCGGAGACTTATGGAGAAGCAACACAATACCCTTATGCCCGGGGAAGACAGAAGATGAGCCAGGGTATCAACGGCGTTCAGACCGTCTATACCTATGAAGCCACCACGGATCATGGTGCTACCCACAAGGTGACCTCAACTGTCCAGGCAAACGGGAGCATTGTTCCCGGCCAAAGTACCAGAACCGTGCAATACGTCGCTGAAAACGGCACCACCACCAGACAGGAGCAATACGTCCACACAGGTGAAAATTGGTCTTTAATTACTTCGGAAGATTATGAATACGATGTTGAACTTCGCCGTACCAAGACGACGAAGGGCAATGGACGCATCCGCACGACGGAATGGATGTGCTGCGGTCCCTTGAGAGAAACCGACGAAGATGGCATCACAACCAGCTACGCATACAACTCGGCCAAGCAACTAGTTGAAACTATTCGTTCCGCCACGGAAACCACGCCTGAAACCATCACCAGCTACATTTATGATGCCGCAGGAAGGATTATTTCCACACGAAAGGATGTCGGTGCCCTGACGACGGTTGAAAGCACGGAGTACGACGATTTGGGAAGGGTTATTTCCACAACCGATATCCTCGGACGTGTGACCAGGACCCAATACAGTGACAATCAACTCACCACCACCATTACCAATCCTTCAGGGGCGACTCAAGTAGTTCAAAAATATTATGATGGATTCATTATATTCCGGGGAGGAACCGGTCAGCGGGAAACCGAAGCACAGATTAATTTAACACCAGAAGGAATCCTCATTACTATCTTTTCTCAAGGTTCTATCCTCACCAAAACCTTGGAAAACGGCTTTGGTCAAACTATTCGACAAGAACAACCAAATACTTTGGGAGAATTCATTATCACAAGAAACTACTACAACGACAAAGGACAGCTCATCTGTACCCAGACAGAAGATATGGCACCTACAATGACTTCCTATAATGAAATTGGTTACGCAATTAAAGAAACCATTCTTTTGGATCAGTTTAACCCGGACAATGTCACGAAGAACAGAATATCGGAAAATACAATATGTCATCAAATCAGGGAAGATGGCGTATACCAATTACAAACATTCATAACGTACAATACTGCAGGTTTTCCTCTTACACAAATCAAAGAAAGTTTAATTTCTGAATTGAGTTCAGTATTAAAAAAGAAAAATATTACTACAGACATTTATGGACATCAGAGTATGCAGTGGACAGAATACGGAGGCCCTACTCAATGTATCCATTACAGTCAAATCCCTACCTCCGACATCGTGGCTACATTTCTTGCCGTAGATAATTTTACGGTAACTCAGACCGACCATGCCGGTATCCATTTCTCACAGGAAAGATCCTACACCACTAAAGGCATGATTTTACAGCAAACCGATGCCCGAGGAAATGTCACCACAACAGAATTTGATATTGCCGGACGCTCCGTCAAGGTTACCAATCCTGCTGGAAATGTAACAGCGATCCGCTATTCATCTTATTATGATTCTCCAATCTGCATAACCAATGCTCTGGGAGACACCATCTGCTATTCCTATGACATTCGTGGTAGAAAGACGGCTGAATTCGGAACTGCTACACGCCCCCTTTGTTTTGCTTATGATGAAACCGACCATATGGTAACTCTCACCACTTTCAGAACGGGAGAAGGAGATATCGCAACTGATCCTTCTGACCGTACTGATGGAGATAGTACTACATGGCTATATGATACGGCTACGGGGTTCGAATTGAAAAAGACCTATGCGGACGGCTCCTGTACCGTCAAAACTTATGATCGGCTCAATCGTCTGGAAACCGTCACCAAAGCACGTGGTATCATTACCAGCTATGCATATGCACAACTTACCGGAGAACTCATTTCTGTCACCCATAATGACGCCACTCCTCCTTGGCACTTCAACTACAACCATCTCGGACAGATAATTTCTATCACTGACGCTTCCGGTATTAGAGAACTTTCCTACGACGCCTATGGCAAAATGATCCAAGATACTTCCTTTGGAACTGTAGAAAATTGTCTTCAGGAAAATTTCGATTCTTTTGGCCGTTCTTCTGGATATTGTTTGATGCTTGGAACACGTACTGTTCAACATTCCTCTCTTGGTTATAACCACAAAGGAGCTATCACTAGAATGGATTTAGAAGAATTGACATCTCCCTTCACTTGGGAATATGATAATGTTAGTGGTTTCCTTAAACAATTATCCTATCCTAATGGTCTCGTCCGCAAGAACATCTATCATCCCACTCTCAACCTTTTTTCATCCATCAACTATGAGGACTTGGAAAATGGCGATATGATTGCCGGACATACCTATCAATATGACGAACTGATGCGTCCAATACAACGCCAAAACTTCTGGGATGCAACCACAAGTACAACAAGAAATTTTACCTATAATAGTAGAAGTGAGTTGGTCAATGACCAGTTCTTAGCAGGAGAGAACTTTGTATACCAATACGACAATATAGGTAACCGCAAAATCTCCCGGGAGCTGGAAGGAGAAAGATACTATAATACCAACCGACTCAACCAATATATAACTATCAACCGAGAAGAAACGTCATTCATACCTTCTTACGATGCAGACGGCAATCAAACACATATCAAAACTTCAACAGGCGTTTGGA
Protein-coding sequences here:
- a CDS encoding MG2 domain-containing protein translates to MKHHSFIVACLLGICSIASSLAATTVRYPSSVPSHLATGQPFQLVFDKAVVASSEVGKPLKPGLLSVSPDLKFSSKWIAPNVLECRPQDIIHFRASYEWKPEEGARFQDGSPIPEDAVRLTGRRKLNADLESTSRYWRNDEIYPWESFFLVLPDYVPGEEALLNKTYFTTVLTDEQKKAGVEPHTIASRMRPALLKEVREAEAYRVRYRVQGREFQGKPDDTPVPGVYVVEPETLFSYGSTYYFVIPDIGEASPQGKQSEKWDERLGKVAKFSCSAYYGTVSDQEGRLTMKWTQPVKIENVDQFFRDHAEFFIGKNNNPMPYDEKVRGFTAMVENEATGQNQEVVIRPDRERLAKVKLVRPDWYGSLPVLVCGSNPVFNLKWRWKNVRSVDGQRLEGTNAGSHVEVRPENPSLFLDAGNNGIMSAGSRKLKASVSNLKDLTVRGYRIREDAQHRTLTAYKKIYERDQAAPLPRTVTDKDDRHFLPAELLSADRKEVMKVDVRGKTEAVIGLDELFGGKADPGMYFIEVEGQVSDPVLAAYKLFGVPGPDGTRKEFNKEKQAAYAVQAVVQVTDLGVLHKKTADDMFVYVYSLATGKATEKAEAQLLDADGSLLASASVEKGTVRLPMSGKAAYLRVRSGADSYLSPLKDWNGRVGLWSFDVETLPYWWNELGLNPATTAENKVFMFSDRNLYRPTETMHLKGIMRTLLDNKLSVTPVEEVQLTIRDGRQREVAVRQVKPSDAGTFDLDFNFPEGETGMYSITAKLRLKGDAEEDSDEDNDGEYDSNRYYRREFNRKNREFRYSVEVAEFKRNEFEVESVIHDLKPGDKVLKADVKATNFTGTPVSGGKVNWGLRSIFSNFYPAGYKDYRFGDYRNEDYGYWDAYYGYSGGSPSSGMQQQSAVLDANGKNAVEFSLDGQAFPRVRKLILTASVTNGNEQLIKAARNATWNPASVFVGVKNISSICRQGTPLDLRLIAVGLDGKPYAGGDLPLNLEVTRTAFQSTRYDGDHTTTVRNEPLTSTVEKKELVLAPSDSANLQEGGKPVSIPTTQDGIYEVTLSGRDPEGREFRTAVKYWVYGSDVSPWEYHDGLKVKIIPDKQLYKPGDTARLLVQTPIEGEVIVTVEREKVLRSFTRTLTLDNPVIEIPLESMDAPNVYVSVFLVKGADLSSRKVQNPQLKLGYAALKVQSADNMLNVEMKVPAGMSLPGSIATVSGVVTDHRGKPVRNADVCLFAEDEGTLQVIGYRTPQPIRYFYADRPLSVGTWTTLEQILDEDWGSRSTDNKGMFIGGGDGVFGSPMNAAAQQAVYLREDFNPCAVWLSSIRTDEQGRFKASYRNPDTLTRYRVMAVVLAGDSDFGNGEGAYVVNKPIMLEPAPPFTATAGDSLNIPVTVSQTGTRKGKWTVTLKSNDIAAVPQPTQTLTLEGNQPKTLVFNVKFHKSGEARLIWEIRAADAEGVSYSSGVYSLLRDAAANTFEVVPPFPDLRELRCFSLSSGSTLDVPGMLSTPFLPGTPVQVTLSTSPLIYANGSVNFLLRYPYGCLEQLSSSTLPWIYEPLLAKYLPDFKGKTKEERSKALRGGIQKILRNQLPDGGLAYWQGGTSVSEYCPYAALVLTLARESGIDVPEKPLDKLYGYLARSLSNNPQGDLLGAWVLARAKRLPDSLLNRLLDRSGSLSPENRMYLALAVALSSRPDAETLGRRLINTEPEKKESSHIQLLRGLADMSLSSGDAAARIRLARLIMDRTSRPFGERPLYTTWSSGWDVMLLGEYLKEVKESSVSAPFRVDRGAQVTSGTCSLASPAQFRTAVGEKAVLSLPDAGSTVYGNAEAHGRSKTQEDGAAVNRGFAVSRVYEKLNSEGKWEPAAEFAVGDLVRITLHVDKGPTPLSYVVMEDYLPSALEAVNPALLSQIPGGRENEAASQGDRWFYWNSWVSHREFLKDRVRFFADTWSRERFTARYLARVTKSGTVIAPSAKAELMYRPEVYGLSIPQKLTVLHGEEK